The genomic DNA GGCTGTGACGTCGAGGTGGTCTGCGGTGTCCGCGGATTGCGTGGCGGGGGCATGGGTCCAGGTCCCGTCGGACCAGGGGATGATCTGTGATTCAGGCATGTTCCCAGAGTATAGCCAAATAAGGCATAAGTAGTGGATTATTCGTGATACGGTTATCACATGGTCATCGCCGTACTCGCCGACATCGTGGGCTCTCGCAAGCTCGATGACCGCACGGCCGCGCAACGGGTTCTCGATGACACCATCGCGCAGGTCGAGGCGGATCTCCCCCTCGCGGCGCATCCGTTGACGCCCACAGTAGGGGACGAGCAGCAGGGCGTCTATCGCGATCTCGAAGATGCCATGACTTCGCTCCTGATGATCCAGCTGCGCCTGCCCGACGGCATCGGCTTCCGATTCGGCATCGGGGTGGGGGAGGTGCGTCCCGTCGCCTCGGTGCACGGTGAACTCGCCGACGGTCCGGGTTGGTACGCGGCGCGGACGGCGATCGAGACCGTGCACGCGCGGGAAGGACGCGCCGTGCCGCGCACGCGGACGTGGATTGTCGGAGCCCCGGGGCAGGATGAGGTCATGGAGAGCACGATCGCGGCATCCAACGCCTACCTCCTCGTCCGCGACGAACTGGTCGGGGCGATGAACGAGCGCGAACGGCGCCTGAGCTACGGCCGTCTGGTCGGCCGGTCGCAGCACGAGCTCGCGATCGAAGAAGGCATCTCGCAGCCGAGCGTCTCGAAGGCGCTGAGGAACGCGGGGACTGCCGCGATCCTCGAGGGACTGAACGCACTCCGAGGAGAGTCCGAATGATCGTCGCCGGATTCATCCTTCTGGCCGTCGGTGCAGCCGACCTGGTTCGCCAGTTCGCCCCACGGCGCTGGATCGGCTATCTGGTCGTCGTCGTGGCGCTGCTTCTGCTGGGCAGCGTCAGCGATGCGCTGCTGCCCATGGCTGCCTCACTCGTCGTCGGCGCCCTCTGGGTGTGGTCCATGCCGGACGATCGGCGAGCCCCCCTGGGATTCTGGCCGGCCGTGCTGCTCGGTGTCCTGGCCGTCGGCGCGGTCGTCTGGTTCGGGGCTCGCCAGGATGCCGGACTGATCGGCGAGGTCTGGACTCTGCGTTCGCCGTTCGGCGAGGTCTCGTTCGACCTGGCCATGCTCGTGCTGGGTGTGGGAGTCTTCCTCCTCGAGTCCGCGAATCTCGTGGTGCGCGCCGCGCTCGATGGTGAGCACACGTGGCGCCCGGCCGACCCCGTGACCGAGACGGTCGTCGTCGCCGCCGCCGAAGTCGAGACTTCTGTGGAGCCGGTGACCGCCGCCGAGACCGTGATCACCGCCGACGGGACAGAGGTCGCATCCTCGGATGCCGGCGCAGAAGAGGCGACCTCATCTCTGAGCGATCCGCGTGCCGGATTCAAGGGAGGTCGTCTGATCGGCCCCCTGGAGCGGATGCTCGTGCTGATCCTGACTCTTGCCGCGGCGTATCCGATCCTCGCCGCGATGCTGGCCGCCAAGGGCATCGTGCGTTTCCCGGAGATATCCCGCGACGGCGAGACCGGCGCTCGCGCCGAGTATTTCCTCGTTGGAAGCCTGGTGAGCTGGGTCATGGCACTCGGCTCGGCATTCTTGGTCTGGTGGGCGGCGCACAGCTGAGGTTCGGCGCGCTGATAGCCTGGTGCGCGTGTCACATCCCGCTCTGACGACCGCTGAACCCGCGATCGACCCCACGTTCGACAACGTGTGGGATGAACTCGTGTGGCGCGGACTCGTACACGTGTCCACCGACCAGGAGGCGCTGCGCGCCCTGCTCGCGGGAGACCCGATCACGTACTACTGCGGTTTCGATCCGACCGCGCCGAGCCTGCACCTGGGCAACCTCGTGCAGCTGCTGACGCTGCGCCGGATTCAGCTGGCCGGCCACAAGCCGCTCGGGCTCGTCGGCGGCTCGACCGGCCTGATCGGCGACCCGCGGCCGACGGCCGAGCGCACGCTGAACACGCGCGAGACGGTCGAGGAGTGGGTGGGGCGCCTCCGCACACAGGTCGAGCGCTACCTCAGCTTCGATGGTGACAACGCCGCCCGGATCGTGAACAACCTCGACTGGACCGCGCCGATGTCGGCGATCGACTTCCTGCGCGAGATCGGCAAGCACTACCGCGTCGGCACCATGCTGAAGAAAGATGCGGTCGCCGCGCGCCTGAACTCCGACGAAGGCATCAGCTACACCGAGTTCAGCTACCAGATCCTGCAGGGGATGGACTTCCTCGAGTTATACCGGCAGTACGACTGCGTGCTGCAGACCGGCGGCTCCGACCAGTGGGGGAACCTCACCAGCGGCACCGATCTGATCCGTCGCTCCGAAGGCGTTTCCGCGCACGCGATCGGCACCCCGCTGATCACGAACAGCGACGGCACCAAGTTCGGCAAGAGCGAGGGCAACGCGATCTGGCTGGATGCCGAGATGTGCAGCCCGTACCGGATGTACCAGTTCTGGCTGAGCACGGCGGATACCGACGTGATCGACCGTCTGAAGGTCTTCACCTTCCTGAGTCGGGCCGAGATCGAGGAGTACGCGGTGCTCGTCGCATCCGAGCCGTTCCGCCGGGCGGCGCAGAAGCGACTCGCGCTCGAGGTCGTCGCCACCGTGCACGGCGTCGACGCGGCCGCCGCCGTCATCGCGGCATCCGAGGCGCTGTTCGGGCAGGGCGATCTGTCGGCGCTGGATGCAGCAACGCTGCGGACAGCGCTCGAGGAGCTCCCGAACGCCACCGTCGCGGCGGAGACCCCCGTGGTCGAAGCGCTCGTCGCGACCGAACTCGTGTCGAGCATCTCCGAAGCACGCCGGGCGATCGCGCAGGGTGGTGTCTCGCTCGACGGCGAACGCGTCGAAGACGAGACGGCGACGGTGCAGGGGTCTCTTCCCGGCGGTGTATCCGTTCTTCGACGAGGCAAGAAGACCCTCGCCGGCGTCTTCGTCGGCTGACGCCGCGTCGACGGGGATCATGCCGTTCACGCCGAGCCACGCGGTCATCGCGCTGCCGTTCATCCGCACGCCGCTGGTGCCGTCGGCGATCGCGATCGGTGCGATGACCCCCGATCTGCCGCTGTTCCTGCGCGGCTTCGGCGTGAGTTACTCCTTCACCCACACCATCGGAAATGTCCTCTGGACGGCTCTGCTCGCGTTCGGCCTGTTCCTCCTGTGGCGAGTGGTGCTGCGGCCGGCAGTCCCGGAGTTGGTACCGGTCGGGCTGGCACGACGTCTGCCATCGGACTGGACCGACACCGGCTTGACTGCGCTCCGGCGTGCGGTCGGGATCGAGCAATCCCGCGGCTATCCGGTGCTGCTGGCGCTGTCGTTCGTGCTGGGTGTGCTCTCGCACATCGCGTGGGACCTGTTCACCCACGAGGGGCGCGGGGGAGTGGAGCTGATCCCGGCGCTCGACGCGATGTGGGGTCCGCTGCGCGGATACAAGTGGCTGCAGCACGGATCCAGTGTCATCGGCCTCGTGATCATCGCGGTCTGGGCGCTGCTCCGACTGCGGCGCGCGACAGCGGGAGCCGCACCTGCACGGGTGCTGCCGTCCTGGGTCCGAATCGGCTGGTGGGTAGCGCTGCCCGTTGTCCTCATCGCGGCGTGGGGGTTCGGTCTCGCCATGCTGGGGCCGCTGAATGCAGAGTTCACCGCGCAGCACCTGGCGTATCGGGTGCTGCCTTCGGCGTGCGCCGTGTGGGGTGGTCTGACTCTGATGCTCTGCCTCGTGCTGCCGGTGTTCCGTCGAACGTCGTCACGCGCATCGAAGGCCTGACGACCGTGGTTGAATTCTGAGATGGCGCGCCTCGCACTTCCGGTCGGCCGCAGCCTCGCGTCCGGTTATCGTCTGACGCGACGAAGCTTCGGCCGCACTCTCGTGCTGGTGGCGCTGGTGCAAGGGGCAGTGGCGATCGTTGCGGCGCCGCTTCTGGCTGGAATGTTCTCGATCGCCGCGAGAGCGTCGGGTCTGACCGCCGTCACGACGACCTCGGCGGCGCAGTTCCTGCGGAGCCCTCTCGGAGTCGGGATCGCCGTGGCGTCTCTCGTGCTGGTCGTGCTGACTCTGCTCACGCAGGCCGCCGTGTTCGCGGTGGTCGCCGACGAGCGACGACGCGGACGGCTGGCCGTTGTCGGTGCGATCGCGCATCGGATCGGCGCTCGAACCCTTGTGCTCCTTCGGCGGCCTTCGACCTTGTTGCTCGTCCCATACCTGGTGCTCATCATTCCGCTGGGGCATGCCGGGATCGGCTCGGTCCTCACCCAATGGGTCGCGATTCCCGCTTTCGTGACCGACGAGTTGATGAAGACTCCGCTGCACGCCGTGCTCTACACACTCGTGCTGGCCGTGGTGTGGTGGGTCAACCTGCGACTCATCTTCACGATCCCCCTCCTCGTGCTCGAGCCGATCAGCGTTCCGGCGGCGATTGCGCGCAGCTGGCAGATCACTCGCTGGCGGAGCATCCGTGTGGTCATGCTTCTCGCAGGCGTCCTCGTGCCGATGACCGCCGCGCTGGGAGTGCTCGCGCTGGTCACGCCGCTGGCGACGTATGCATCCGACGCCTGGGCTCCGTCGGCATCGATCGCGGTCGGGGCGATCAGCCTCGGAGTCGGCCAAGTCGTCGCCTTCTTCATCGTCGGCCTGTTCCTGATGGTGCAGACGCAGGTGCTCATCACGGCAGCGACCTCCGCAGGTGCGCTCGCATCGGTGGTCCCGCAGGAAGAGCCGCTGAGCATTTCGTCCCCGGACGACCCTGTCGCCGTGGCGGCGCCGACAGACGCAACGCCTTCGCGGGCCGCCCGCGCGCGGGCGATCATCGCCGGCGCCGGCGCGGTGGTCGCCAGTGCGGCGCTCGCAGCCGGGGCGGTCCCGCCCCTCGCGGAGATCGCAGATGGTGCGACGACGGTGCTGGCTCATCGGGGATTCACCGAGCGGGGTGTCGAGAACACACTGGGATCGCTCGACGCCGCGCACGCCGCCGGCGCCGAACTGGTCGAGATGGACATCCAGCAGACCAGCGACGGCGGCTGGGTTCTCATGCATGATCCCGACCTGAATCGTCTCGCCGGCCTGGACACGTCCATCGCGCAGCTGACGGTTGCGGAGGCGACTGGCGTCACGGTACGCGACGACATCGGGCATGCCGAACCGATTCCGACCCTTGAGCAGTACCTTCAGCGTGCCGATGATCTCGGTCAGCAGCTGCTGATCGAGATCAAGGTGCACGGAGGTGAATCGGAGGGTTTCGTGGCTGAACTCATCGAGATCATCGACCGCGTCGACGGCGCCGACGAGCACATTTATCACACGCTCAGTGCCGACGTGGTCGAGGAGTTCACGGCGCTGCGCCCCGACCTGACGATCGGGTTCATCGTTCCGCTGGCTTACGGAGGTGTGCCGCAGACGCCTGC from Microbacterium sp. LWO13-1.2 includes the following:
- the tyrS gene encoding tyrosine--tRNA ligase; the encoded protein is MSHPALTTAEPAIDPTFDNVWDELVWRGLVHVSTDQEALRALLAGDPITYYCGFDPTAPSLHLGNLVQLLTLRRIQLAGHKPLGLVGGSTGLIGDPRPTAERTLNTRETVEEWVGRLRTQVERYLSFDGDNAARIVNNLDWTAPMSAIDFLREIGKHYRVGTMLKKDAVAARLNSDEGISYTEFSYQILQGMDFLELYRQYDCVLQTGGSDQWGNLTSGTDLIRRSEGVSAHAIGTPLITNSDGTKFGKSEGNAIWLDAEMCSPYRMYQFWLSTADTDVIDRLKVFTFLSRAEIEEYAVLVASEPFRRAAQKRLALEVVATVHGVDAAAAVIAASEALFGQGDLSALDAATLRTALEELPNATVAAETPVVEALVATELVSSISEARRAIAQGGVSLDGERVEDETATVQGSLPGGVSVLRRGKKTLAGVFVG
- a CDS encoding DUF4184 family protein, which translates into the protein MPFTPSHAVIALPFIRTPLVPSAIAIGAMTPDLPLFLRGFGVSYSFTHTIGNVLWTALLAFGLFLLWRVVLRPAVPELVPVGLARRLPSDWTDTGLTALRRAVGIEQSRGYPVLLALSFVLGVLSHIAWDLFTHEGRGGVELIPALDAMWGPLRGYKWLQHGSSVIGLVIIAVWALLRLRRATAGAAPARVLPSWVRIGWWVALPVVLIAAWGFGLAMLGPLNAEFTAQHLAYRVLPSACAVWGGLTLMLCLVLPVFRRTSSRASKA
- a CDS encoding glycerophosphodiester phosphodiesterase; this translates as MARLALPVGRSLASGYRLTRRSFGRTLVLVALVQGAVAIVAAPLLAGMFSIAARASGLTAVTTTSAAQFLRSPLGVGIAVASLVLVVLTLLTQAAVFAVVADERRRGRLAVVGAIAHRIGARTLVLLRRPSTLLLVPYLVLIIPLGHAGIGSVLTQWVAIPAFVTDELMKTPLHAVLYTLVLAVVWWVNLRLIFTIPLLVLEPISVPAAIARSWQITRWRSIRVVMLLAGVLVPMTAALGVLALVTPLATYASDAWAPSASIAVGAISLGVGQVVAFFIVGLFLMVQTQVLITAATSAGALASVVPQEEPLSISSPDDPVAVAAPTDATPSRAARARAIIAGAGAVVASAALAAGAVPPLAEIADGATTVLAHRGFTERGVENTLGSLDAAHAAGAELVEMDIQQTSDGGWVLMHDPDLNRLAGLDTSIAQLTVAEATGVTVRDDIGHAEPIPTLEQYLQRADDLGQQLLIEIKVHGGESEGFVAELIEIIDRVDGADEHIYHTLSADVVEEFTALRPDLTIGFIVPLAYGGVPQTPASFLVVEQSVYTRALRDAVWAEGKSLYVWTVQDAAQMRALYRDNVDGIITDHPDIALRQLDEVASESALSARLVDAVDRLFISP
- a CDS encoding SatD family protein, producing MVIAVLADIVGSRKLDDRTAAQRVLDDTIAQVEADLPLAAHPLTPTVGDEQQGVYRDLEDAMTSLLMIQLRLPDGIGFRFGIGVGEVRPVASVHGELADGPGWYAARTAIETVHAREGRAVPRTRTWIVGAPGQDEVMESTIAASNAYLLVRDELVGAMNERERRLSYGRLVGRSQHELAIEEGISQPSVSKALRNAGTAAILEGLNALRGESE